A genomic window from Scatophagus argus isolate fScaArg1 chromosome 17, fScaArg1.pri, whole genome shotgun sequence includes:
- the LOC124074260 gene encoding protein shisa-6-like isoform X1, translating into MKPTISRGTFSLSLALLLSSCLAVATLTITTQRRALDGDARTLSAGSSSATPGKRSTTLFLLTGYKPPLPPLPAGPKVAPKAAEVEDGGDPPVVAELPPKPLPQTMLPRNVTADALKPPLGAAQVAPPPRQLVDVDVCRGYYDVMGHFDSTFNCSKGSYIYCCGTCHYRFCCEHQRNRLDQESCNNYKSPDWADPQVPVTVPVGNKPDPDFETLQQQNSSTGYVIGGVISFTLVVAVGVRIAFSKVARRPRNRDINMPRSLVDILRHQSSPVQQGERNNTTVLTTTTSDGRTSKNLYTPILQSKDNRKRGPRMNNTPQLSSGPTLLSGSGKGPGGGGVGGGGIMGGGMRHNSSHPSFSHSFHNLAQLPPSYELAMKPEISRYSSLKRLEKELDEYSSYYSSKRRSTNAPPSFHSSQHHLPWGGEYTLGSRGTLPLHGSRPHIHIPASTPNPYPLPAQTQYTSSAFDRPPRRVRSQDQLLALGEGNTLSRLSKNQQHQYYKAMMSSSRGSNSQTLRRSHERLLVSPDRLEDQLLAMGLMVGGGDRGAVPTMGRLSHHQKAQSQQNICVTPSMDRHHMIKMNSHPTPGHDHERTSAAVPGMGLQGGWDMGTVTGHPNTRRMAFASKRQNTIEQLHFIPGGGGGGGVQGLRTGSKNEVTV; encoded by the exons ATGAAACCGACAATTTCAAGAGGGACGTTTTCCTTGTCCCTTGcgctcctgctctcctcctgcctGGCTGTTGCCACGCTAACCATCACCACGCAGCGACGGGCTCTTGATGGCGATGCCAGGACTCTGAGCGCCGGCAGTAGTTCCGCCACACCTGGTAAAAGGAGCACCACCTTGTTCCTCCTGACTGGCTACAAGCCACCGCTGCCGCCGCTGCCCGCCGGACCCAAAGTGGCGCCGAAAGCAGCTGAAGTGGAGGATGGAGGCGATCCGCCAGTGGTGGCCGAGCTCCCTCCAAAGCCCCTCCCTCAGACCATGTTGCCAAGGAACGTGACGGCCGACGCCCTGAAGCCTCCGCTCGGTGCGGCGCAGGTGGCTCCGCCTCCCAGACAGCTGGTGGATGTGGACGTGTGCAG GGGTTACTACGACGTCATGGGGCACTTCGACAGCACGTTCAACTGCTCCAAGGGCAGCTACATCTACTGCTGCGGCACCTGCCACTACCGGTTCTGCTGCGAGCACCAGAGGAACCGGCTGGACCAGGAGTCCTGCAACAACTACAAGTCCCCCGACTGGGCCGACCCGCAGGTGCCCGTCACCGTGCCTGTGGGCAACAAGCCCGATCCGGACTTTGAGacgctgcagcagcagaacagcag TACGGGCTATGTGATCGGAGGAGTGATCTCATTCACGCTGGTGGTGGCTGTGGGCGTCAGGATCGCCTTCAGCAAGGTGGCTCGCCGACCTCGCAACAGGGACATCAACATGCCCAG ATCACTGGTGGATATCTTGCGTCACCAGTCGAGCCCGGTgcagcagggagagaggaaCAACACCACAGTGTtgaccaccaccacctcagacgGACGGACGTCCAAAAACCTCTACACCCCCATCCTGCAGAGCAAAGACAACCGCA aGCGCGGGCCTCGTATGAACAACACCCCGCAGCTGTCCTCCGGCCCCACCCTTCTGTCAGGTAGCGGCAAAGGTCCCGGCGGCGGCGGAGTTGGCGGCGGTGGCATCATGGGCGGGGGCATGAGACACAACAGCAGCCACCCTTCCTTCTCACACTCCTTCCACAACCTGGCGCAGCTGCCGCCGTCCTACGAGTTGGCCATGAAACCTGAGATCAGCCGCTACAGCTCCCTGAAGAGGCTGG AGAAAGAACTTGACGAGTACTCCAGCTACTACAGCTCCAAACGTCGCTCCACCAACGCTCCGCCCTCCTTCCACTCCTCACAGCACCACCTGCCCTGGGGAGGCGAGTACACGCTGGGATCCAGGGGAACGCTGCCCCTCCACGGCTCCCGGCCTCACATCCACATCCCCGCCTCCACCCCGAACCCGTACCCGCTACCCGCCCAGACGCAGTACACCAGCTCCGCCTTCGACAGGCCGCCGCGCCGCGTCCGCTCCCAGGACCAGCTGCTCGCGCTCGGGGAGGGCAACACGCTGTCCCGCCTGTCCAAGAACCAGCAACACCAGTACTACAAAGCCATGATGAGCTCCAGCAGGGGCTCCAACTCACAGACGCTTCGCAG GTCCCATGAGAGGCTTCTGGTCTCGCCTGACCGTCTGGAGGACCAGCTGTTGGCGATGGGTCTGATGGTCGGAGGAGGCGACAGAGGAGCGGTGCCCACCATGGGCCGGCTCAGCCACCACCAGAAGGCCCAGTCACAGCAGAACATCTGCGTCACGCCATCCATGGACCGTCACCACATGATCAAGATGAACTCCCACCCGACGCCAGGCCACGACCACGAGCGCACCTCTGCCGCCGTGCCTGGGATGGGCCTGCAAGGCGGCTGGGACATGGGGACAGTCACCGGTCACCCCAACACCCGACGGATGGCTTTTGCCAGCAAGAGGCAGAACACCATCGAACAGCTGCACTTCATccccggaggaggaggaggaggaggagtgcaggGACTGCGGACTGGGAGTAAGAACGAGGTGACGGTGTGA
- the LOC124074260 gene encoding protein shisa-7-like isoform X2 → MKPTISRGTFSLSLALLLSSCLAVATLTITTQRRALDGDARTLSAGSSSATPGKRSTTLFLLTGYKPPLPPLPAGPKVAPKAAEVEDGGDPPVVAELPPKPLPQTMLPRNVTADALKPPLGAAQVAPPPRQLVDVDVCRGYYDVMGHFDSTFNCSKGSYIYCCGTCHYRFCCEHQRNRLDQESCNNYKSPDWADPQVPVTVPVGNKPDPDFETLQQQNSSTGYVIGGVISFTLVVAVGVRIAFSKVARRPRNRDINMPRSLVDILRHQSSPVQQGERNNTTVLTTTTSDGRTSKNLYTPILQSKDNRKKELDEYSSYYSSKRRSTNAPPSFHSSQHHLPWGGEYTLGSRGTLPLHGSRPHIHIPASTPNPYPLPAQTQYTSSAFDRPPRRVRSQDQLLALGEGNTLSRLSKNQQHQYYKAMMSSSRGSNSQTLRRSHERLLVSPDRLEDQLLAMGLMVGGGDRGAVPTMGRLSHHQKAQSQQNICVTPSMDRHHMIKMNSHPTPGHDHERTSAAVPGMGLQGGWDMGTVTGHPNTRRMAFASKRQNTIEQLHFIPGGGGGGGVQGLRTGSKNEVTV, encoded by the exons ATGAAACCGACAATTTCAAGAGGGACGTTTTCCTTGTCCCTTGcgctcctgctctcctcctgcctGGCTGTTGCCACGCTAACCATCACCACGCAGCGACGGGCTCTTGATGGCGATGCCAGGACTCTGAGCGCCGGCAGTAGTTCCGCCACACCTGGTAAAAGGAGCACCACCTTGTTCCTCCTGACTGGCTACAAGCCACCGCTGCCGCCGCTGCCCGCCGGACCCAAAGTGGCGCCGAAAGCAGCTGAAGTGGAGGATGGAGGCGATCCGCCAGTGGTGGCCGAGCTCCCTCCAAAGCCCCTCCCTCAGACCATGTTGCCAAGGAACGTGACGGCCGACGCCCTGAAGCCTCCGCTCGGTGCGGCGCAGGTGGCTCCGCCTCCCAGACAGCTGGTGGATGTGGACGTGTGCAG GGGTTACTACGACGTCATGGGGCACTTCGACAGCACGTTCAACTGCTCCAAGGGCAGCTACATCTACTGCTGCGGCACCTGCCACTACCGGTTCTGCTGCGAGCACCAGAGGAACCGGCTGGACCAGGAGTCCTGCAACAACTACAAGTCCCCCGACTGGGCCGACCCGCAGGTGCCCGTCACCGTGCCTGTGGGCAACAAGCCCGATCCGGACTTTGAGacgctgcagcagcagaacagcag TACGGGCTATGTGATCGGAGGAGTGATCTCATTCACGCTGGTGGTGGCTGTGGGCGTCAGGATCGCCTTCAGCAAGGTGGCTCGCCGACCTCGCAACAGGGACATCAACATGCCCAG ATCACTGGTGGATATCTTGCGTCACCAGTCGAGCCCGGTgcagcagggagagaggaaCAACACCACAGTGTtgaccaccaccacctcagacgGACGGACGTCCAAAAACCTCTACACCCCCATCCTGCAGAGCAAAGACAACCGCA AGAAAGAACTTGACGAGTACTCCAGCTACTACAGCTCCAAACGTCGCTCCACCAACGCTCCGCCCTCCTTCCACTCCTCACAGCACCACCTGCCCTGGGGAGGCGAGTACACGCTGGGATCCAGGGGAACGCTGCCCCTCCACGGCTCCCGGCCTCACATCCACATCCCCGCCTCCACCCCGAACCCGTACCCGCTACCCGCCCAGACGCAGTACACCAGCTCCGCCTTCGACAGGCCGCCGCGCCGCGTCCGCTCCCAGGACCAGCTGCTCGCGCTCGGGGAGGGCAACACGCTGTCCCGCCTGTCCAAGAACCAGCAACACCAGTACTACAAAGCCATGATGAGCTCCAGCAGGGGCTCCAACTCACAGACGCTTCGCAG GTCCCATGAGAGGCTTCTGGTCTCGCCTGACCGTCTGGAGGACCAGCTGTTGGCGATGGGTCTGATGGTCGGAGGAGGCGACAGAGGAGCGGTGCCCACCATGGGCCGGCTCAGCCACCACCAGAAGGCCCAGTCACAGCAGAACATCTGCGTCACGCCATCCATGGACCGTCACCACATGATCAAGATGAACTCCCACCCGACGCCAGGCCACGACCACGAGCGCACCTCTGCCGCCGTGCCTGGGATGGGCCTGCAAGGCGGCTGGGACATGGGGACAGTCACCGGTCACCCCAACACCCGACGGATGGCTTTTGCCAGCAAGAGGCAGAACACCATCGAACAGCTGCACTTCATccccggaggaggaggaggaggaggagtgcaggGACTGCGGACTGGGAGTAAGAACGAGGTGACGGTGTGA